Within Streptomyces antibioticus, the genomic segment GAACAGCGTGATCACGATCGTGCCCCAGAAGAACTCTCCCTGGGGGAAGAAGACCAGCGCTCCCGCGACCACACCGGCGGTGCCGATCAGGGTGACCGTGTCGGGGCTGACCCCCCGCCTGATCAGAAACGAGGCGAACGGCGTGAGAACACGCGTGAAGAACGCACGCGCGTACTTGTTCAGCATGGCCTTCCCGAGGGTCGGTGGCCGCGCGGCCCCACTGGCCACCGGCTGGCCCATCGTAGCCACGCGCGCGTGTGTGCGACGGGCGGGCACCCGCACCAGGTGTCACGGCCACGCGGCATCCGGGTCACGGCACGGTCGCGCCCCGCACCCGCCGCGGCCGCGCGCACCGTCCCCGCCGCCACCCCGCACCCCTCCCACCAGGGCCGCCGCGCACCGCGCCGTCCGCCGTATGGACGGGCGGTGACGGGAGTGGAAAGCTCGAAGGACCGCGGGCGTCGCCGGAGCCGCCATCGCACGCGGGGCCGCCGTGCCCGCGCCCCCAGGGACCTCACCGTGCACGGGAGGCAAGGAAATGGGCGACAAGGCGCACACACACCCCGGAGCCGCCGGCAGGGCTACAGCGGCCGACCATCCCACGTCCGTACGGAATGTGGTGCTGGTCGGCCACTCCGGATCGGGCAAGACGACATTGGTGGAGGCTCTCGCGCTGACCGCGGGGGCCGTGAACCGGGCGGGCCGCGTGGAGGACGGCGGCACGGTCTCGGACTACGACGACATCGAGCACCGGCAGCAGCGCTCGGTACAGCTCTCCCTGGTGCCGGTCGAATGGGACGGCATCAAGGTCAACCTTCTGGACACCCCCGGATACGCCGACTTCGTCGGGGAACTCAGGGCCGGTCTGCGAGCGGCGGACGCGGCCCTCTTCGTCGTCTCGGCCTCGGACGGCGTGGACGGCTCCACCCGCATGGTGTGGGAGGAGTGCGCGGCGGTCGGCATGCCGCGCGCGATCGTGATCACGCATCTGGAGTCCGCGCGCGCGGACTTCGAGGAGATGACCCGGATCTGCGCCGAGGAGTTCGGCGGCGACGACCCGGACGCCGTCCTCCCGCTGTATCTGCCCCTGCACGGCCCGCAGGCCCCCGACGGGCACGCGCCCGTGACCGGTCTGACCGGGCTGCTCTCGCGCAAGCTGTTCGACTACTCCTCCGGCACCCGCGAGGAGTCCGAGCCGGGCGAGGACCAGGCGCCGGCCCTGGAGGAGGCCCGCAACCGCCTGATCGAGGGGATCATCGCCGAGAGCGAGGACGAGACCCTCATGGACCGCTATCTCGGCGGCGAGCAGGTCGACGTCAAGACACTCATCGACGACCTGGAGCGGGCCGTCGAACGCGGCGCGTTCTTCCCCGTCCTCGCCGCCGCGCCCGCCGCCGACGGCGCCCGGCAGGGCATCGGCACGGTCGAGCTGCTGGAACTCGTCACCCGGGGCTTCCCCACCCCCCTGGCACGCGAGGCACCCCAGGTCACCACGATCGACGGCGAGCCGCGCGAGCTGAAACGGTGCGATCCCGACGGGCCGCTGGTCGCCGAGGTCGTGAAGACCTCCTCCGACCCCTACGTGGGCCGCGTCTCCCTCGTCCGGGTCTTCTCCGGGACCCTGCGCGCCGACGACACCGTCCACGTCTCCGGCCACGGCCTGGCCGACCGGGGCCACGAGGACCACGACGTGGACGAACGCGTCGGCGCCCTGTCCGCGCCCTTCGGCAAACAGCAGCGGGCCCTCACCCACTGCATCGCGGGCGACCTCGCGTGCGTGGCGAAACTCGGCCGCGCCGAGACCGGCGACACCCTCTCCGCCAAGGACGACCCCCTCCTGATGGAACCCTGGCAGATGCCCGACCCGCTGCTGCCGCTCGCCATCGAGGCGCACAGCAAGGCCGACGAGGACAAGCTCTCGCAGGGCCTGTCCCGGCTGGTCGCCGAGGACCCCACCATGCGCCTGGAGCAGAACCAGCACACCCACCAGGTCGTCCTGTGGTGCCTCGGCGAGGCCCACGCGGACGTCGCCCTGGAACGGCTGCGCTCCCGCTACGGCGTCCAGGTCGACGTCGTCCCCCACAAGGTGTCCCTGCGCGAGACCTTCGCGGACAAGTCGGCCGGACGCGGCCGGCACGTCAAACAGTCCGGCGGACACGGCCAGTTCGCGATCTGCGAGATCGAGGTCGAACCGCTGCCGGGCGGTTCGGGCATCGAGTTCGT encodes:
- a CDS encoding elongation factor G-like protein EF-G2 — encoded protein: MGDKAHTHPGAAGRATAADHPTSVRNVVLVGHSGSGKTTLVEALALTAGAVNRAGRVEDGGTVSDYDDIEHRQQRSVQLSLVPVEWDGIKVNLLDTPGYADFVGELRAGLRAADAALFVVSASDGVDGSTRMVWEECAAVGMPRAIVITHLESARADFEEMTRICAEEFGGDDPDAVLPLYLPLHGPQAPDGHAPVTGLTGLLSRKLFDYSSGTREESEPGEDQAPALEEARNRLIEGIIAESEDETLMDRYLGGEQVDVKTLIDDLERAVERGAFFPVLAAAPAADGARQGIGTVELLELVTRGFPTPLAREAPQVTTIDGEPRELKRCDPDGPLVAEVVKTSSDPYVGRVSLVRVFSGTLRADDTVHVSGHGLADRGHEDHDVDERVGALSAPFGKQQRALTHCIAGDLACVAKLGRAETGDTLSAKDDPLLMEPWQMPDPLLPLAIEAHSKADEDKLSQGLSRLVAEDPTMRLEQNQHTHQVVLWCLGEAHADVALERLRSRYGVQVDVVPHKVSLRETFADKSAGRGRHVKQSGGHGQFAICEIEVEPLPGGSGIEFVDKVVGGAVPRQFIPSVEKGVRAQAAKGLVGGHPLVDVRVTLLDGKAHSVDSSDAAFQTAGALALREAAGDARIHLLEPVAEVSVLVGDDYVGAVMSDLSGRRGRVLGTEQAPGGRTLVRAEVPEIEIGRYAVDLRSLSHGTARFQRAYARHEPMPPQVAEKVRQQAQAG